Proteins found in one Choristoneura fumiferana chromosome 16, NRCan_CFum_1, whole genome shotgun sequence genomic segment:
- the LOC141436097 gene encoding uncharacterized protein isoform X2: MSQRIILTTYLLISILFKCVIPEPTLAPKRNITPFFSRRMAEEIDDNTTLKPRTMQDDSQSHLVSVFVKNVRQLFDEFSMPTSIPDNYTIPILPSTEATTVKEEFKPSGITKDFSSLVRRSSGITKELTTEVNVSVETTKTTTEDNVTFEVVDTTKTTVAEINVTDDVPDIAKDVILLGKTEDPESDNNDIGQYEPPTSASTLAAIEVINKSCIFCNNIELEDCTDPTNKLVPSIACQHEDDVCYTMHTPFGIVDRGCFNVKYNLTEYVCSCNLCNYIPVTELPHRFSHKKEWVENVIEQSNTINFKKSVFKDMTCVACEVNATSISPNVQDNNNCYEGNVRLSHKIHFSYLGGSTISCCYSAPSARGQK, encoded by the exons ATGTCTCAAAGAATAATTTTGACTAcgtatttacttatttcgatATTATTCAAATGTGTTATACCTGAACCTACATTAGCTCCTAAAAGAAACATTACACCATTTTTTTCTCGACGCATGGCAGAAGAAATTGATGATAATACAACTTTAAAGCCACGTACAATGCAAGACGACTCTCAGAGTCATTTAGTGTCAGTCTTTGTTAAAAATGTGAGACAACTCTTTGACGAATTTTCTATGCCTACTTCGATTCCCGATAATTATACAATTCCGATATTACCATCCACTGAAGCTACAACAGTCAAAGAAGAATTCAAACCTTCCGGAATAACCAAAGACTTTTCGTCGCTTGTAAGAAGATCTTCTGGAATAACTAAGGAATTGACTACTGAAGTAAATGTGTCAGTGGAAACAACAAAAACTACGACTGAAGATAACGTAACATTTGAGGTAGTAGACACAACGAAAACTACAGTGGCGGAAATTAACGTAACTGATGATGTACCAGATATAGCAAAAGATGTAATACTTCTAGGAAAAACTGAGGATCCTGAAAGCGATAATAATGATATTGGGCAATATGAACCACCGACTTCAGCCAGTACTTTGGCGGCGATAGAAGTTATCAATAAGTCTTGCATATTTTGCAATAATATTGAACTAGAAGATTGTACTGATCCAACAAACAAATT ggtgccatctattgcttgCCAACATGAGGACGATGTGTGCTACACAATGCACACTCCTTTCGGAATAGTAGACCGAGGTTGCTTCAACGTAAAATACAACCTTACAGAATACGTTTGCTCCTGCAATCTGTGCAATTATATACCCGTAACTGAATTGCCACATAGATTTTCTCACAAAAAGGAATGGGTCGAAAACGTGATTGAGCAAAGTAACACTATTAATTTCAAAAAGTCAGTATTTAAAGATATGACGTGTGTTGCCTGTGAAGTTAACGCCACTTCCATTAGCCCAAATGTGCAAGATAATAACAATTGCTATGAAGGCAATGT ACGTCTGTCGCACAAGATTCATTTTAGTTACCtgggtggatcaactatttcttgttgttattctgccccgtcagcgaggggacaaaagtag